A genomic stretch from Pararhizobium sp. IMCC21322 includes:
- a CDS encoding iron-sulfur cluster assembly scaffold protein, whose translation MIDEIYNAKILEFAGNIPRIGTLDAPDASAKAHSKLCGSTISVDLKVDAGQVTDFAQEVKACALGQSSASIVAANIVGATADELRSLKATMYAMMKEGAPPPEGRFEALKFLEPVRDYRARHASTLLVFDAVVDALDQIEADRKIKARA comes from the coding sequence ATGATTGACGAGATCTACAACGCAAAGATTTTGGAATTTGCCGGAAATATTCCGCGCATTGGAACGCTGGACGCGCCTGATGCCTCGGCAAAAGCCCATTCCAAATTGTGCGGCTCTACCATTTCCGTGGATTTGAAGGTCGATGCGGGGCAGGTCACGGATTTTGCGCAAGAGGTCAAGGCCTGCGCGCTCGGCCAGTCATCTGCTTCAATCGTCGCCGCCAATATTGTTGGTGCGACCGCGGATGAATTGCGCAGTTTGAAAGCCACGATGTATGCCATGATGAAAGAAGGCGCACCACCGCCGGAAGGGCGTTTTGAGGCATTGAAGTTTCTTGAGCCGGTTCGAGACTATCGCGCACGCCATGCCTCCACCTTGCTGGTGTTTGACGCGGTGGTGGATGCACTCGACCAGATTGAAGCGGATCGAAAGATCAAGGCGCGGGCTTAG
- a CDS encoding GNAT family N-acetyltransferase, whose amino-acid sequence MAIPAGLFDNPMDPAQAAAFLADPLHELVLAFDGDLAVGMASGTVLLHPDKPPAMFVNEVGVRESHLCQGIGTAVTKELFAIARARGCKGIWLGTEPDNAPALALYRKLGGDEVQGVYFGWEGALDTN is encoded by the coding sequence ATGGCAATACCCGCAGGGCTTTTCGACAACCCAATGGACCCGGCGCAAGCTGCGGCGTTTCTGGCCGATCCGCTGCATGAACTGGTACTGGCCTTTGATGGAGATCTGGCCGTTGGAATGGCGTCTGGCACCGTTCTCCTCCACCCGGATAAACCGCCTGCAATGTTCGTCAACGAGGTCGGCGTGCGCGAGAGCCATCTGTGCCAGGGTATTGGGACGGCCGTCACCAAAGAACTGTTCGCTATCGCACGCGCACGCGGCTGCAAAGGTATCTGGCTGGGGACCGAGCCCGACAACGCCCCTGCCCTGGCGCTTTATCGCAAATTGGGAGGGGACGAAGTACAAGGCGTCTATTTCGGATGGGAAGGCGCACTCGACACCAATTAG
- the folE gene encoding GTP cyclohydrolase I FolE, which yields MDAILGPLKKATTAEQPARSRPTREQAEEAVRILIAWAGDDPSREGVLDTPKRVVKAYEEFYRGYNESPQDVLARTFEDVGGYDDIVIVRDIPFYSHCEHHMVPFTGKAHIGYYPVEGVVGLSKLARVTDVFARRMQTQENLTAQITDAIDDALQPRGVAVLLEAEHMCMSLRGVQKHGVSTITTQFKGVFRDDPNEQTRFLTLVRGKSA from the coding sequence ATGGACGCAATTCTTGGGCCACTCAAAAAGGCCACAACTGCCGAGCAACCGGCTCGTTCGCGCCCCACGCGCGAACAGGCGGAAGAAGCAGTGCGTATACTGATTGCCTGGGCCGGAGACGACCCCTCGCGCGAAGGCGTCCTCGACACGCCGAAACGCGTGGTCAAAGCCTATGAGGAATTTTACCGAGGCTATAATGAGAGCCCTCAGGACGTTCTGGCGCGCACATTTGAAGATGTCGGCGGCTATGATGATATCGTCATTGTGCGGGACATCCCGTTCTACTCCCATTGCGAGCACCATATGGTGCCATTCACCGGCAAAGCCCATATTGGCTATTATCCGGTTGAGGGCGTCGTGGGCCTGTCAAAACTGGCGCGGGTCACAGATGTATTCGCCCGCCGCATGCAAACGCAGGAAAATCTGACGGCGCAGATTACAGATGCCATCGACGACGCTTTGCAACCGCGTGGTGTCGCCGTTCTGCTGGAAGCGGAACACATGTGCATGTCCCTGCGCGGCGTACAGAAACATGGCGTTTCAACTATCACAACGCAGTTCAAAGGCGTGTTTCGGGATGACCCGAACGAGCAAACCCGCTTCCTGACACTGGTGCGCGGCAAGTCAGCCTGA
- a CDS encoding carotenoid biosynthesis protein, protein MRKGWGNSKGLVLLGCLAWAGNAAYALGGNGGATKTYSPAVVALALAVFFVWHCGHRYGRSAILRFVAVVFVVGWAFETLSVMTGVPFGRYHYTDIMSPFLGHVPVFVLPAYLFMGYASWSMATLMLGIRTAALPRNAAYKVPLVAAGLMVLWDLSMDPLRATVEGRWIWIDGGAYLGVPVSNYVGWFLVTWCMFQAFAILLKDNPPSERSDIVADRSYWVAIPLIYSCFAGEYLLNPIVDHDPALTATGTAVQNIFSSVALITSLTLVPVLLLGLILALRPPLSRTRIQSPRSTRRRPNGRTSDEKPGIESGRPAPLPTRSCPSIVTAPRTHASGWKQPEPQNFDQ, encoded by the coding sequence ATGCGTAAGGGGTGGGGAAATTCGAAAGGCTTGGTCCTGCTTGGTTGCCTGGCTTGGGCTGGAAACGCGGCCTATGCGCTGGGGGGCAACGGGGGTGCCACAAAAACCTATTCTCCTGCGGTCGTGGCGCTGGCACTGGCTGTTTTCTTCGTTTGGCATTGCGGGCATCGCTATGGCCGGTCTGCCATTCTCCGGTTTGTGGCGGTTGTGTTTGTCGTTGGCTGGGCATTCGAGACGCTCAGCGTGATGACCGGCGTGCCATTCGGGCGCTACCATTACACTGACATCATGTCGCCATTCCTGGGCCATGTCCCGGTATTTGTACTGCCAGCCTATCTGTTTATGGGCTACGCGTCCTGGTCGATGGCAACCTTGATGCTGGGTATCCGCACCGCCGCCCTGCCGCGCAATGCGGCCTATAAGGTGCCACTGGTTGCGGCGGGTCTCATGGTGCTTTGGGATCTCAGCATGGACCCGTTGCGGGCCACTGTCGAAGGCCGGTGGATATGGATCGACGGCGGCGCCTATCTTGGCGTTCCGGTCTCCAATTACGTCGGGTGGTTCCTTGTCACCTGGTGCATGTTTCAAGCTTTCGCAATTTTGCTGAAAGACAATCCACCATCCGAACGGTCCGATATCGTGGCGGATCGCTCTTACTGGGTAGCAATTCCGCTGATATATAGCTGCTTTGCGGGTGAGTATCTGCTCAATCCAATTGTTGATCACGACCCCGCTCTGACGGCCACAGGGACAGCGGTTCAGAACATCTTTTCATCAGTGGCTCTCATCACGTCGCTGACACTCGTGCCTGTGTTGCTCTTGGGCCTTATCCTCGCCCTCAGACCTCCGCTGTCGCGAACGCGTATCCAGAGCCCCAGGTCCACGAGGCGCCGGCCCAATGGCAGAACCTCAGATGAAAAACCGGGGATAGAGTCTGGGAGGCCGGCACCTCTTCCAACGCGATCCTGTCCGAGCATAGTGACCGCGCCGAGGACGCATGCGAGCGGATGGAAACAACCTGAACCACAAAACTTTGATCAATGA
- the thrS gene encoding threonine--tRNA ligase, with protein MISVKLPDGSERSLDDGSRGLDLAENISKSLAKKSVAMVLDGTLTDLTDPLHDGAVVEIVTRDDERALDLIRHDAAHVMAEAVQELYPGTQVTIGPVIEDGFFYDFARNEPFTLDDLPKIEAKMKEIIQRNERFTKQVWSREDTAKAFADLGEGYKVELLDAIPEGEDVNIYHQGDWYDMCRGPHMVSTGQIGQAFKLMKVAGAYWRGDSDNAMLTRIYGTAWNNEKDLKAYLTRLEEAEKRDHRKLGREMDLFHFQDEGPGSVFWHEKGWSLFQNLINYMRRRNDGADYDEVNTPDMLDRSLWEASGHWEKFGENMYTTTTPDERVFALKPMNCPGHVQVFKNGLKSYRDLPAKISEFGKVHRYEPSGALHGLMRVRSFTQDDAHVFVTDDQITQECLAIHNLLLSIYADFGFTDIRIKFSDRPEKRVGTDEVWDEAEAALKTAVEAAGDAYTLNPGEGAFYGPKLEYVLRDAIGRDWQCGTLQVDLNLPERLGAFYIGSDGEKHTPVMLHRAIFGSLERFTGILIEHHAGHFPLWLAPLQIMIATITSEADEYAVKVREAMRAAGLRVDADLRNEKINYKVREHSLGKVPAIIALGGREAEQGTVSIRRIGSKQQTVMTLEEAIESFVQEATPPDLARLKAK; from the coding sequence ATGATTTCCGTAAAACTACCCGATGGCTCAGAACGGTCTTTGGACGATGGTTCCAGAGGGCTGGATCTGGCCGAAAATATCTCAAAATCCCTTGCAAAAAAATCTGTTGCGATGGTGCTGGATGGCACGCTCACAGACCTGACCGATCCGTTGCATGATGGCGCTGTTGTCGAAATTGTCACCCGTGACGATGAGCGTGCCCTGGATCTGATCCGCCACGATGCGGCGCATGTGATGGCCGAAGCTGTGCAGGAACTGTATCCTGGTACCCAAGTGACCATCGGGCCCGTCATTGAAGATGGCTTCTTTTACGATTTTGCGCGCAATGAACCCTTTACGCTGGACGATCTGCCGAAGATCGAAGCCAAGATGAAAGAGATCATCCAGCGCAATGAGCGTTTCACCAAACAGGTCTGGTCCCGCGAAGATACCGCCAAGGCATTCGCTGATTTGGGCGAGGGCTACAAGGTGGAATTGCTGGACGCGATTCCTGAGGGCGAAGACGTCAATATTTATCATCAGGGTGACTGGTACGATATGTGCCGGGGGCCGCATATGGTGTCTACCGGCCAGATCGGGCAGGCGTTCAAGCTGATGAAAGTGGCCGGAGCCTATTGGCGCGGTGACAGTGATAATGCCATGCTGACCCGGATTTACGGCACCGCCTGGAACAATGAAAAAGATCTGAAAGCCTATCTGACACGGCTTGAAGAAGCGGAAAAACGCGATCATCGCAAGCTCGGCCGCGAGATGGATCTGTTTCACTTCCAGGATGAAGGTCCCGGGTCCGTTTTCTGGCATGAAAAAGGCTGGAGCCTGTTTCAGAACCTTATCAATTATATGCGTCGCCGAAACGATGGTGCTGATTATGATGAGGTGAACACGCCGGATATGCTTGACCGAAGCCTGTGGGAAGCTTCTGGTCACTGGGAAAAATTCGGCGAGAACATGTACACCACGACAACACCGGATGAGCGCGTGTTTGCGCTGAAGCCGATGAATTGTCCTGGCCATGTTCAGGTGTTCAAGAACGGGCTGAAATCCTATCGCGATCTGCCGGCCAAAATCAGTGAATTTGGCAAGGTGCATCGTTACGAGCCATCAGGTGCGCTGCATGGGCTGATGCGGGTTCGCTCGTTCACCCAGGACGATGCGCATGTTTTTGTGACGGATGATCAGATCACGCAGGAATGCCTGGCGATCCACAATCTGTTGCTGTCGATTTATGCCGATTTCGGGTTTACCGATATTCGCATCAAATTCTCGGATCGTCCCGAAAAGCGTGTCGGGACTGATGAAGTTTGGGACGAAGCGGAAGCGGCATTGAAAACCGCCGTGGAAGCGGCTGGCGATGCCTATACGCTGAACCCGGGTGAGGGCGCCTTTTATGGCCCCAAACTGGAATATGTTTTGCGTGATGCAATTGGCCGGGACTGGCAATGCGGCACGTTGCAGGTGGATTTGAACCTGCCGGAGCGGTTGGGTGCCTTCTACATCGGCTCCGATGGCGAGAAGCACACTCCAGTCATGCTGCATCGGGCCATTTTTGGCTCGTTGGAGCGCTTTACAGGCATTCTCATCGAGCATCATGCCGGTCACTTCCCACTGTGGCTGGCGCCGTTGCAGATCATGATTGCAACCATCACATCAGAAGCTGATGAGTATGCTGTGAAAGTGCGTGAAGCCATGCGTGCCGCAGGCCTGCGCGTCGATGCGGATTTGCGCAATGAGAAGATCAACTACAAGGTTCGCGAGCACAGTCTTGGCAAAGTGCCTGCCATTATCGCGCTAGGTGGCCGAGAGGCTGAACAGGGAACCGTGTCCATTCGTCGGATCGGCTCCAAACAGCAAACGGTCATGACTTTGGAAGAAGCGATAGAGAGTTTTGTGCAGGAAGCAACTCCGCCGGATTTGGCAAGACTAAAAGCCAAATGA
- a CDS encoding ABC transporter substrate-binding protein — MNSKTQLSLISILLVICQFFFVVSSQAQETTPWTIAVVGPMSGDSAQLGRAMVEAAQIRVDEVNADGGVNGRLVELKTYDDENSATKAVLAAKQIALDDNNLLVIGHRTSGASIAAGPIYLENKIPAISGTATADALTVGNPWYFRVTYNNGFQADFIANYINSVLGYKTATLVSTNSVYGRSLAKAFVTATGKLPLEIKREFTVDAKSPDIDLDMADIVSELSLAPDSGMVFLAMNAANAAHFVREMRNSGFTLPIFGPDSINQQFPTYFEPDPILKTRPGDFTDQIYATTSMIWDVANENAVNFRAKFRNKYGHNPDSGNALYYDAASVAIHAIENAEISGTDIIQDRDAIRSFLTSIDKPIEAFDGITGNIYFDDKGNAIKSVPVGIFELGEFISAPIQLQPVLNPVMVPNFSEKLESKDIIPYADGYMNSAQIVYFGVDINEISNLNTATGNYTLDFFIWFRYRGDLDLSKIEFSNAVSPIRLINPIWSRERNSMQIQTFKVRGTFHGDFQFKNYPFDKQNIVLEVRHRDLTSESLRFVTDNLGMRLTGEGVTLLSRLHEEDVFRSAKGWQMTNAQIYQDVVKTASTLGETRSFQGETAVNFSKMKMEMEISRKLTSYSTTIMLPMVILFVIGLLLFAVPIREIPPRLSGGILVLVTVSLLRARLSNDLPNIGYLVAIDYIFFALQIVMWFSIAVSVLVFWVNERKSEVLASRLNIIGASLYPLPIIAVGIYIWWSVSFVG, encoded by the coding sequence ATGAACAGTAAGACGCAATTGTCATTAATTTCGATTTTATTGGTAATTTGCCAATTCTTTTTCGTAGTTTCATCCCAAGCTCAAGAGACAACTCCCTGGACGATTGCAGTGGTTGGTCCAATGTCGGGAGACAGTGCGCAATTAGGCCGAGCCATGGTGGAAGCCGCACAAATTCGGGTCGATGAAGTTAATGCCGACGGCGGTGTGAACGGACGTCTCGTTGAATTGAAAACATATGACGATGAGAACTCAGCCACCAAGGCTGTTTTGGCCGCAAAACAAATCGCATTGGATGACAATAACCTTTTGGTCATTGGGCACCGAACCAGTGGTGCATCGATAGCGGCTGGGCCCATCTATCTGGAAAATAAGATTCCGGCCATATCAGGAACAGCGACAGCAGACGCACTCACGGTTGGTAACCCCTGGTACTTCCGCGTGACCTACAACAATGGCTTTCAGGCAGATTTTATAGCGAACTACATTAACAGCGTCCTTGGCTATAAGACCGCAACACTCGTCTCAACCAACAGTGTTTATGGTCGATCGCTGGCGAAGGCTTTTGTAACGGCTACAGGGAAACTGCCGCTAGAAATCAAACGCGAATTCACGGTCGATGCGAAGAGCCCTGATATTGATCTTGATATGGCAGACATTGTTTCAGAACTGTCATTGGCACCTGACAGTGGCATGGTGTTTCTTGCGATGAATGCCGCCAATGCGGCTCACTTCGTGCGTGAAATGCGAAATTCCGGCTTCACTCTGCCTATCTTCGGTCCGGACTCCATCAATCAGCAGTTTCCAACCTATTTTGAACCAGACCCAATTCTCAAGACGCGTCCGGGAGATTTCACCGACCAGATTTACGCCACGACATCCATGATCTGGGATGTTGCCAATGAGAATGCTGTGAACTTCCGCGCCAAATTTCGAAACAAATATGGCCATAATCCGGATTCCGGCAATGCGTTATATTACGACGCCGCCAGCGTGGCTATTCACGCGATAGAAAATGCGGAGATTTCCGGGACGGATATCATTCAGGATCGTGACGCCATTCGAAGCTTTCTCACATCAATTGACAAACCTATTGAGGCGTTTGATGGGATAACCGGGAACATCTATTTCGATGACAAGGGCAACGCCATAAAATCTGTCCCTGTCGGGATATTTGAACTTGGAGAATTCATTTCGGCACCAATTCAGCTACAGCCGGTCCTAAATCCGGTTATGGTGCCAAACTTCTCCGAAAAGCTCGAATCCAAGGATATTATTCCCTACGCAGACGGGTACATGAATTCGGCCCAAATCGTCTATTTTGGGGTCGATATAAATGAAATCAGCAACCTCAACACGGCTACCGGGAACTACACATTAGATTTCTTTATCTGGTTCCGATACCGAGGCGATCTGGACTTATCGAAAATTGAATTCAGCAATGCGGTAAGCCCGATCCGCTTGATCAACCCGATCTGGTCCCGCGAACGCAACAGTATGCAAATCCAGACGTTTAAAGTCAGGGGAACATTCCACGGCGACTTCCAGTTCAAAAATTATCCATTTGATAAACAGAATATCGTTTTGGAAGTTCGGCATCGCGATCTGACCAGCGAAAGTTTGAGGTTTGTCACAGATAATCTTGGGATGAGGTTGACCGGGGAAGGCGTGACACTCCTGTCCAGACTTCACGAGGAAGACGTTTTCCGGTCTGCCAAGGGCTGGCAAATGACCAACGCCCAAATTTATCAGGATGTTGTCAAAACGGCTTCAACCCTCGGTGAAACCCGGTCATTCCAGGGAGAGACTGCGGTAAACTTCTCAAAAATGAAAATGGAAATGGAAATTTCGCGCAAGCTGACCAGCTATAGCACAACTATTATGTTACCGATGGTCATCCTGTTTGTTATCGGACTATTGCTGTTCGCTGTTCCCATTCGCGAAATCCCGCCCAGATTGAGTGGCGGCATTCTGGTTTTGGTTACCGTGTCGCTGTTGAGAGCCCGGCTATCTAACGATCTTCCAAATATCGGCTATCTCGTGGCAATTGATTATATCTTTTTTGCTTTGCAGATTGTCATGTGGTTCTCGATCGCCGTTAGTGTCCTGGTATTTTGGGTAAACGAGCGAAAATCCGAGGTTTTGGCAAGTCGTTTAAACATCATAGGTGCGTCGCTGTATCCCTTGCCGATTATCGCGGTCGGTATCTATATTTGGTGGAGCGTTTCCTTTGTAGGGTAG
- a CDS encoding 3'-5' exonuclease, with the protein MRTAILFDCEFLCLEGSQRRFWCAADDPDPVIAQIGAAKLGLEGDFPILDTFMVYVVPIDRNGNRYALDPFFTKLTGITEENIDAEGISLSEALARIDRFSQGARFWSWGKDELNMLAISCYVAGIEPTIPANRFDNAVKLLLAAGMPVEDLARTPSNKLADYFDVDHPPLKGHDARDDALSVAYTVQHLLREGKLQSNAFDNLYSG; encoded by the coding sequence ATGAGAACAGCAATTCTTTTCGACTGTGAGTTTCTGTGTCTTGAAGGTTCACAGCGCCGGTTCTGGTGCGCCGCTGACGATCCCGATCCAGTTATTGCCCAGATCGGTGCTGCAAAACTGGGGTTGGAGGGAGATTTCCCAATTCTGGATACATTCATGGTCTATGTTGTGCCGATTGACCGCAATGGCAACAGATATGCGCTTGATCCATTTTTCACAAAACTGACCGGAATCACTGAGGAGAATATTGATGCTGAGGGTATTTCATTGTCGGAAGCTCTCGCGCGCATCGACAGATTCTCACAAGGCGCTCGCTTCTGGTCCTGGGGCAAGGACGAGCTGAATATGCTCGCGATCAGTTGCTATGTGGCCGGCATTGAACCGACTATCCCGGCAAACCGGTTCGACAATGCCGTCAAACTCTTGCTGGCGGCGGGTATGCCGGTTGAGGATTTGGCACGGACGCCCAGTAACAAACTAGCCGACTATTTTGATGTCGATCATCCGCCGTTAAAGGGGCATGACGCGCGCGACGATGCGTTATCCGTCGCCTATACCGTGCAACACCTTTTGAGAGAAGGAAAGTTGCAGTCCAACGCGTTTGATAATTTGTATTCGGGATAG
- a CDS encoding TAXI family TRAP transporter solute-binding subunit, with protein sequence MVGKKMRRITSSIIVGVLSVLTSATAVLSQETTIRIGTGGKTGVYFPTGGAICRLTNRGVADHGVMCEVESTGGSVYNLKAVRAATLDFGIAQSDWQFHSLNGTSKFEEDTPDTELRAVFSVHPEPFTLVARADSGIKSFEDLVGKRVNIGNPGSGSRGTMDVLMAAKGIKISDFSLVTELKSSEQARAVCDNKIDAMVFTVGHPSGSIKEATTECDTVLVEVGGPEVDALISENPYYRTAIIPGGMYQGNPNDTKTFGVGATLVTSVKVPDDVVYAVTKSVFENMRRFRRLHPALGNLKEEEMIKDGLSAPLHPGAIRYYKEAGF encoded by the coding sequence ATGGTTGGGAAAAAAATGCGTCGTATCACATCAAGTATCATTGTTGGCGTTTTGTCAGTTTTGACATCAGCAACAGCAGTTCTTTCACAGGAAACGACAATTCGGATTGGAACCGGCGGGAAAACCGGTGTTTATTTTCCAACTGGAGGGGCAATTTGCAGGCTTACAAACCGCGGTGTCGCTGACCACGGTGTCATGTGCGAGGTCGAGTCCACAGGTGGGTCAGTTTACAATCTCAAGGCGGTCCGCGCTGCTACGCTGGACTTTGGTATCGCTCAGTCAGATTGGCAATTCCACAGCCTGAACGGAACTTCCAAGTTTGAGGAAGATACCCCTGACACAGAGCTGAGAGCTGTCTTTTCAGTGCATCCGGAACCGTTCACTTTGGTTGCCCGGGCAGATTCGGGAATTAAATCGTTCGAAGATTTAGTTGGAAAACGCGTTAACATCGGGAATCCTGGATCAGGGTCCCGTGGCACCATGGATGTCTTGATGGCGGCCAAGGGAATTAAAATCAGTGATTTCTCTCTTGTGACCGAACTCAAATCATCAGAACAGGCACGCGCGGTGTGCGATAACAAAATTGATGCAATGGTCTTTACGGTCGGCCATCCCAGCGGATCGATCAAGGAAGCTACCACGGAATGCGATACCGTGTTGGTTGAGGTTGGGGGCCCAGAAGTTGATGCTTTGATCAGCGAAAATCCCTATTACAGAACCGCAATTATTCCAGGCGGTATGTATCAGGGAAATCCAAATGACACGAAGACGTTTGGTGTGGGCGCTACGCTTGTCACTTCAGTTAAAGTGCCTGACGATGTGGTCTATGCAGTGACCAAATCGGTATTTGAAAACATGCGACGCTTCCGCAGATTACATCCGGCTTTGGGTAATCTTAAAGAAGAAGAAATGATCAAGGATGGTCTTTCAGCGCCACTGCATCCCGGTGCGATACGTTATTACAAAGAAGCGGGTTTTTAG
- the yidD gene encoding membrane protein insertion efficiency factor YidD: MNKSDTFSPRKWPRYVGLGLITFYQKVISPLLGSSCRYAPTCSSYGTESISRFGLWAGGWMTLARFCRCNPFGASGHDPAPERLPANAVWYLPWRYGRWTGRHIDPATRLD, from the coding sequence ATGAATAAATCTGACACTTTTTCCCCCCGAAAATGGCCGAGATATGTGGGACTGGGGCTGATCACGTTCTATCAGAAAGTGATTTCGCCACTGTTGGGTTCATCCTGTCGTTACGCGCCGACCTGTTCATCCTATGGAACTGAATCCATTTCCCGGTTTGGATTGTGGGCAGGCGGGTGGATGACATTGGCGCGGTTTTGCAGGTGTAATCCGTTTGGGGCATCGGGCCATGATCCGGCACCTGAAAGACTTCCAGCTAATGCGGTCTGGTACCTGCCATGGCGTTATGGGCGCTGGACAGGCCGTCATATTGACCCGGCGACCCGACTGGACTGA
- a CDS encoding RND family transporter — MAALWLVLILIDLLAAHGVVRLKFDHGLDRIFSGGGERYDDFSTYLEKYGAADGVLILVKGEDLAAPTSTAALIDLALDLQLMEGIDAVYSPFSVPIPTADQGALTLEGLPGDPTRTWREAHAVQPDLSRVLTLDRQSALITVIGPTDGMAIARIEALATMRLAEPGISHRLTGLPVALDRSSTYLLQDFVRLNVVGAIFGILVAVIALNGWWVAVTTLLSAGTALLWGVGALGWLGAEINVISVALPVLVLALCLSDAVHLGMEQRTMLRSSSVRPILETLLRIGPAVLLTSLTTAIAFLSLGLSGSDAISQMGTSGALAVLAASCGVLLANTALGAAALLLLGRERLAEASSGAPRRFCNWFWLARFGIAADRPVAVTGLLLTVVACVAYILADTRFSLYENLRETDPVVQTMQDIESSFGAVSTLQITVDLAGENPVTMARTVSARVEAAAPELTPFSIATIADMAATSGMELTELTGQLPELLRKRLEGIEADQTIVTVPFHYQNSAQTRALTAQIEVELSTISRASGANSVQVSGPEVMSAFVSKDMIRALSLSLLFAIGAVGLIIALWLKSVKAGVLALAANILPVALVGAALGATGLGVSFAAGIAMTLAFGIAVDDTIHVMNRFRLTSAFEPQRLVRAMQDVTPPVVVTSMVLVGGLFGAFGANLPTVEEFGGLAIAVFLLALIADLAFLPALMKWSRL, encoded by the coding sequence GTGGCCGCACTGTGGCTTGTTCTCATCTTGATTGATCTTTTGGCGGCGCACGGAGTTGTGCGCCTTAAGTTTGACCATGGTCTGGATCGCATTTTTAGCGGCGGTGGCGAACGCTACGACGACTTTTCGACATATCTGGAAAAATATGGTGCGGCAGACGGGGTTCTGATCCTGGTAAAGGGTGAGGACTTGGCCGCGCCAACGTCAACAGCAGCCCTGATCGATCTTGCTTTGGATCTGCAACTGATGGAGGGCATTGATGCTGTTTATTCTCCTTTTTCGGTTCCCATTCCTACAGCGGATCAAGGTGCTCTGACACTGGAAGGCCTGCCGGGAGACCCCACCCGGACGTGGCGCGAAGCACATGCGGTGCAGCCAGATCTGTCGCGTGTGTTGACGCTGGATCGCCAGAGCGCATTGATCACGGTTATCGGACCCACGGATGGCATGGCGATTGCCCGGATCGAAGCGCTGGCCACAATGCGCCTTGCGGAACCTGGAATAAGCCACAGGTTAACAGGACTTCCCGTCGCGCTGGACCGGTCAAGCACGTATCTGTTGCAGGATTTTGTGCGCCTCAATGTGGTGGGGGCAATCTTCGGAATTTTGGTTGCGGTCATTGCGCTTAACGGCTGGTGGGTTGCCGTGACAACGCTTCTGTCGGCCGGGACCGCCTTGCTTTGGGGAGTAGGCGCACTGGGCTGGCTGGGCGCTGAAATCAACGTGATCTCTGTTGCTCTTCCTGTTTTGGTGTTGGCGCTTTGTCTGTCCGACGCCGTACATTTGGGCATGGAACAACGCACGATGCTTCGCAGCTCTTCAGTGCGTCCTATCCTAGAAACGTTGTTGCGCATTGGACCTGCCGTCTTGCTGACGTCTCTCACAACAGCCATCGCCTTTCTTTCGTTAGGGCTGTCTGGCTCTGACGCCATATCGCAGATGGGCACAAGTGGCGCTCTGGCGGTTCTGGCAGCCAGTTGCGGTGTGCTCTTGGCGAACACAGCACTGGGGGCGGCTGCCTTGCTTCTCCTGGGCCGGGAGCGACTGGCTGAGGCATCATCCGGTGCGCCTCGGCGGTTTTGCAATTGGTTCTGGCTGGCACGGTTCGGCATTGCCGCGGATCGTCCGGTCGCAGTGACAGGACTGCTTCTGACCGTGGTCGCGTGTGTTGCCTACATCCTGGCGGACACCCGGTTTTCTCTCTATGAAAACCTGCGCGAAACCGATCCCGTAGTGCAAACGATGCAGGACATCGAGAGCTCATTCGGAGCCGTCTCGACGCTGCAGATCACTGTCGATCTTGCTGGCGAAAACCCCGTTACAATGGCACGCACCGTCTCGGCCAGGGTGGAGGCGGCGGCCCCGGAACTGACGCCATTTTCGATCGCGACCATCGCTGATATGGCGGCAACATCCGGGATGGAACTTACAGAATTGACGGGGCAACTTCCCGAGCTACTTCGGAAAAGGCTGGAGGGTATAGAGGCCGATCAGACAATCGTGACAGTTCCCTTTCATTATCAAAATTCGGCGCAAACACGCGCGTTGACAGCTCAGATTGAGGTTGAACTATCCACCATCTCCAGAGCGTCCGGGGCAAATTCTGTGCAGGTCTCAGGGCCGGAAGTCATGTCAGCCTTCGTCAGCAAAGACATGATCCGTGCCCTCAGTCTCAGCCTTCTGTTCGCGATTGGCGCGGTGGGTCTGATCATTGCTTTGTGGCTGAAGAGCGTCAAAGCCGGTGTGCTTGCCCTAGCCGCGAATATTCTGCCCGTGGCTTTGGTTGGTGCAGCTCTTGGAGCAACCGGACTGGGGGTTTCCTTCGCCGCCGGTATTGCAATGACGCTCGCGTTTGGAATTGCTGTGGACGACACCATTCACGTCATGAACCGCTTTCGGCTGACTTCGGCGTTTGAACCGCAGCGTCTGGTGCGTGCGATGCAGGACGTGACGCCCCCGGTTGTCGTGACCTCTATGGTGCTGGTGGGTGGTCTTTTCGGGGCATTTGGCGCGAATTTGCCAACAGTGGAAGAATTCGGAGGACTGGCAATTGCGGTGTTCCTGTTGGCCCTGATCGCGGACCTCGCCTTTCTGCCCGCCCTGATGAAGTGGTCTCGTCTATGA